GAGGTCGAGCGCCGCCGGGTCGACGTCGACGGTCGTGGCCCGGATGACCCCGGCCTCGCGCAGCTTGCGCACCCGCTCGTGCGCGGCCCCGGCGGAGAGGCCGACCGCCTTGCCCAGTACGGCGTAGGACTGCGTGGCGTCCTGTTGCAGGAGGGCCAGCAGCCGTCGGTCGATGTCATCCACCATCTTCATCCTGAAACCATATCTCGTTCGGTCATGTGCGTGTTACGTTGAATGAAATTCTGTCTCGCGTGATCCATGGATGAGGGGGAACCGTGTCCGGTCAGATCGGCAACGGGTTGCACAACGAGTTGTACAACGGGGTGTACGAGATCCTGGACGACCGTTTCCGCACCGGCCGCTGTGCCATCGGCGACAGCAGGCTCGAAGTGCTGCACGACGGCAGCCGCTGGGCCGAGGGGCCGCTCTACGTCCCCGCCTGGCGCCAGCTGATCTGGAGCGACATCCCCAACGACCGCATCCTGCGCTGGGACGAGCAGACCGGCAGCGTCGGCGTCTTCCGCACCCCGGCGGGCCACAGCAACGGCAACACGCTGGACCGGCAGGGCCGCCTGATCACCTGCGAGCAGGGCAACCGCCGGGTCACCCGCACCGAGCACGACGGCACGGTCACCGTCCTCGCCGACCGCTACGACGGCAAGCGCCTCAACAGCCCGAACGACTCGGTCGTCCGCTCCGACGGCTCGGTCTGGTTCTCCGACCCGGACTTCGGGATCAGGACCGACTACGAGGGCCATCGCGCCGAGAGCGAGATCGGCGCCCGGAACGTCTACCGGATC
Above is a genomic segment from Streptomyces sp. R21 containing:
- a CDS encoding SMP-30/gluconolactonase/LRE family protein is translated as MSGQIGNGLHNELYNGVYEILDDRFRTGRCAIGDSRLEVLHDGSRWAEGPLYVPAWRQLIWSDIPNDRILRWDEQTGSVGVFRTPAGHSNGNTLDRQGRLITCEQGNRRVTRTEHDGTVTVLADRYDGKRLNSPNDSVVRSDGSVWFSDPDFGIRTDYEGHRAESEIGARNVYRIDPVTAEVRLVADGFMGPNGVVFSADEQQLYVSDSSAGRIHVYDVRDDGTLSDGKVFAEGRDGVRFDNIRFDDEGRLWAAALGDGVHCYDPDGTLLGRIVVPETVSNITFGGPKNNRMFITASTSLYSLVVSVTGAPRI